Within Flavobacterium pisciphilum, the genomic segment AATTTTGGTAATACATTGTAAGGGGTTTTGTAGAATTTCGATTTTCTGTTTATGGTTATCCTTAAATTAATAGGAAAAGTGCCGTCATTAAGAATTGTTTTTTTTAGGATGATTTTTACACTAGCTTTCATTTTTAATATTTTTAAAAGTTCAACATACGTACAACAAAGGCATACATATTGTGAAGCAGGATGAAACAAAAATATTTTTAAAAAATGATAAATAGCTATAATATAGTAGCTTTGAAGCTAAATGAAATTAAATACAAACATTAATAGTCTATCTCATAATCAGGTGGTCCCTGGTTCGAGCCCAGGTGGGACCACAGTTTAAATCAAGCCTTACAGAAATGTAAGGCTTTTTTTGTGGGTTTTTGTTTTAGGTTTGATTTGTGTTTTAGCTAGAGATAAAATGCAACGAGTGTTTTTGGGTAATCTATAATTGTTTAAGAGTTTGGTTGGGAGGTTGTTTTCTTTTTGGCTTTAAATTCAAAATAAAATCTGTGTTGTGGCTTTTTTGATGATTAGATAGTAGTATTGGAGTTTGTGATTTTGTTTTTAGATATCATTGTGTAAGATTTTATTTATTTTAACGATTGGTTTTTTAGTAGTGATTGTTTTCTTTTTTGGTTTAATGTATTTGGATGCCAGTTAATTGTATTTGTTTTATTGAGTTTTATGAAGCTTTTTTATTAGTGGTATTGTAGCTTTCTTTAAAAATGATACATTTGTTGAGTAATTCTGTTTGGAATTTATAGTCTGCGGAATTTAGTTTTAAAAAAAAAACAGATTTTCCGATTTATTGCATTTAATTTTAAAGGATTAAATTTTTTGTATGAAAATTATTTCACGTAGGTTTTTAATGGCTATAATAGCCTTGTTTGGAGTCATCAGTGTTTTTTCAGCTCCTGCTCCTCCTGCCCCTCCTATTCAGCAACGTACTGGTCCTCCAGTGCCGCCAGAGGAGCAACTGCCTATTGATCAGGGCTTGGTGTTTCTGATTGTGGCTGCATTAATATTTGGAACGTATATAATATACAAGCATAAATTAAAGCAAAAAACTCCAGCGTAAACTGGAGTTTTTTTTGTTTTTAAGACAATTTTCTTTAATTGTTTTGGTAAAGTCTTGAGACGTATTTGCCGATTACATCAAACTCTAAATTTATTTTTGTTCCAACTTTAAAGTCTTTGAAATTAGTGTTCTCAAATGTGTATGGAATTATTGATACGCTAAATTGATTCTTTTTAGAATTCACAACAGTTAAGCTAACTCCATTTACGGTAATTGATCCTTTTTCGATTGTGATGTTGTTTAGTTTTTCATCGTATTCAAAAGTGTAGTTCCAGCTACCATTGGCTTCTTCAATAGAAATGCAGTTGCCTATTTGGTCTACATGACCTTGAACAATGTGTCCGTCAAGGCGGTCGCTTAATTTCATGCCTCTTTCTAGGTTGATGATATC encodes:
- a CDS encoding riboflavin synthase is translated as MFTGIIETLGNVVEIRKDRDNLHITVDSSITNELKIDQSVSHNGICLTVVNTQNSLYTVTAIAETIQKTNIGDWKVGDIINLERGMKLSDRLDGHIVQGHVDQIGNCISIEEANGSWNYTFEYDEKLNNITIEKGSITVNGVSLTVVNSKKNQFSVSIIPYTFENTNFKDFKVGTKINLEFDVIGKYVSRLYQNN